From one Bacteroides fragilis NCTC 9343 genomic stretch:
- a CDS encoding MATE family efflux transporter: MYTNKQIWSVSYPILLSLLAQNVINVTDTAFLGRVSEIALGASAMGGLFYICIFTIAFGFSTGSQIVIARRNGEARYGDVGPVMIQGVLFLLVMALLLFGFTKAFGGNIMRLLVSSESIYDATMEFLDWRIFGFFFSFVNVMFRALYIGITRTKVLTINAVVMALTNVVLDYALIFGHFGLPEMGIKGAAIASVIAEAASLLFFLIYTYITVNLKKYGLNRLRSFDPVLLMRILSISCFTMLQYFLSMATWFVFFVAVERLGQRELAIANIVRSIYIVMLIPVNALATTTNSLVSNAIGAGGINYVMPLINKIGRFSFLIMLGLVIITALFPQALLSVYTNETALINESVSSVYVICVAMLIASVANVVFNGISGTGNTQAALMLEAITIAIYGSYIIFIGMWVKAPIEWCFTIEILYYTLLLATSYIYFKKAKWQNKKI, encoded by the coding sequence ATGTATACCAACAAACAGATCTGGAGTGTCAGTTACCCGATTCTCCTGAGCTTGCTTGCGCAAAATGTCATCAACGTCACCGACACTGCCTTTCTGGGACGTGTCAGTGAGATAGCCCTCGGTGCTTCTGCCATGGGTGGGCTTTTCTATATTTGTATTTTCACCATTGCCTTCGGATTCAGCACCGGTTCCCAGATCGTCATTGCCCGCCGCAACGGTGAAGCACGTTACGGCGATGTAGGTCCGGTCATGATTCAGGGAGTCTTGTTCCTGTTGGTCATGGCTCTCCTGCTCTTCGGATTCACCAAAGCGTTCGGCGGAAACATCATGCGCCTGCTGGTCTCTTCCGAAAGCATTTATGATGCCACGATGGAGTTTCTCGACTGGCGCATCTTCGGGTTCTTCTTCTCATTTGTCAACGTGATGTTCCGGGCACTCTACATCGGAATCACCCGCACCAAGGTGCTCACCATCAATGCAGTGGTTATGGCGCTGACCAATGTGGTACTGGACTATGCCCTGATATTCGGACACTTCGGGCTTCCGGAAATGGGCATCAAAGGAGCAGCCATTGCTTCCGTAATCGCCGAAGCGGCTTCTCTGCTCTTTTTCCTGATTTATACGTACATCACCGTCAACCTGAAAAAGTATGGCCTCAACCGCTTGCGGTCGTTCGACCCGGTTTTGTTGATGCGCATTCTCAGTATATCGTGCTTCACCATGCTTCAGTATTTCCTGTCGATGGCCACCTGGTTTGTTTTCTTTGTGGCAGTGGAGAGGTTGGGACAGCGCGAACTCGCTATTGCCAACATCGTGAGAAGCATCTACATCGTTATGCTGATTCCGGTAAATGCACTGGCCACCACGACCAACAGCCTGGTGAGCAACGCCATCGGCGCGGGAGGCATCAACTACGTGATGCCGTTGATAAACAAAATCGGGCGCTTCTCTTTCCTGATCATGCTGGGACTGGTCATCATAACCGCCCTGTTCCCACAAGCATTGCTCTCGGTATACACCAACGAAACGGCATTGATCAATGAATCGGTATCATCGGTATATGTCATCTGCGTGGCCATGCTGATTGCCTCTGTTGCTAACGTCGTCTTCAACGGAATATCGGGTACAGGCAATACTCAAGCAGCCCTGATGCTCGAAGCCATCACGATTGCAATCTACGGATCGTACATCATTTTCATCGGAATGTGGGTGAAAGCTCCCATCGAATGGTGCTTTACGATTGAGATTCTGTACTATACACTGTTGCTCGCCACAAGCTATATTTATTTCAAAAAAGCAAAATGGCAGAACAAAAAGATATAA